One genomic region from Streptomyces sp. Li-HN-5-11 encodes:
- a CDS encoding MFS transporter has translation MSSGSGAASAPAPTAYDSPPAPTRKSSMFSSLKIRNYRLFFIGQVVSNTGTWMQRIAQDWLVLSLTGSSAAVGITTALQFLPMLLFGLYGGVLVDRLPKRRALLVTQSSMAVTGLALAALTLTGHVQVWHVYVAAFAVGLATVVDNPARQSFVSEMVGPGQLQNAVSLNSANFQSARLVGPAVAGVMITGVGTGWAFLANGLSFVAPIAGLLLMRARELHVVERAPRGKGQLREGLRYVAGRPDLIWPIVLVGFIGTFGFNFPVWLSAYADDVFHAGAGAYSLFNTVMAVGSLGGALLAARRGTARLRVLIAAAAAFGTLEIVAALAPSYWLFALLMAPIGIFGMTVNVTANTAVQMATDPAMRGRVMALFMMVFMGGTPIGAPVVGWITDAYGPQVGFAFGGIVSVAAAVTIGLVLARAGGLRLTIGWHHGHPRLRFVPREAREELATAA, from the coding sequence TTGAGTTCGGGATCCGGAGCAGCTTCCGCCCCCGCACCGACCGCCTACGACTCCCCGCCCGCCCCCACACGCAAGTCCTCGATGTTCAGCTCGCTGAAGATCAGGAACTACCGCCTCTTCTTCATCGGCCAGGTCGTCTCCAACACCGGCACCTGGATGCAGCGCATCGCCCAGGACTGGCTGGTCCTCAGCCTCACCGGCTCGTCCGCCGCCGTCGGCATAACGACGGCCCTGCAGTTCCTGCCGATGCTGCTCTTCGGCCTCTACGGCGGTGTCCTCGTCGACCGGCTGCCCAAGCGGCGCGCGCTGCTCGTCACGCAGTCGTCCATGGCCGTCACCGGCCTCGCGCTCGCCGCGCTCACCCTCACCGGCCACGTCCAGGTCTGGCACGTCTACGTCGCCGCCTTCGCCGTCGGCCTCGCCACGGTGGTCGACAACCCGGCCCGCCAGTCCTTCGTCTCCGAGATGGTCGGCCCCGGGCAGCTGCAGAACGCGGTCAGCCTGAACTCCGCGAACTTCCAGTCCGCCCGCCTGGTCGGCCCCGCCGTCGCGGGCGTCATGATCACCGGCGTCGGCACCGGCTGGGCCTTCCTCGCCAACGGTCTGTCGTTCGTCGCGCCCATCGCAGGCCTGCTGCTGATGCGCGCCCGCGAACTCCACGTGGTCGAGCGCGCTCCGCGCGGCAAGGGCCAGCTGCGCGAGGGCCTGCGCTACGTCGCCGGCCGCCCCGACCTGATCTGGCCCATCGTCCTGGTCGGCTTCATCGGCACCTTCGGCTTCAACTTCCCGGTGTGGCTGTCCGCCTACGCCGACGACGTCTTCCACGCCGGCGCCGGCGCCTACAGCCTCTTCAACACGGTGATGGCGGTCGGCTCCCTGGGCGGCGCCCTGCTCGCGGCCCGGCGCGGCACGGCCCGGCTGCGCGTGCTGATCGCGGCCGCGGCGGCCTTCGGCACACTGGAGATCGTGGCCGCGCTGGCCCCCTCGTACTGGCTGTTCGCGCTGCTGATGGCCCCGATAGGGATCTTCGGCATGACGGTGAACGTCACCGCCAACACCGCGGTCCAAATGGCCACCGACCCGGCCATGCGCGGGCGGGTCATGGCCCTGTTCATGATGGTCTTCATGGGGGGTACGCCCATCGGCGCCCCGGTCGTCGGCTGGATCACCGACGCCTACGGCCCCCAGGTCGGCTTCGCCTTCGGCGGCATCGTCTCCGTCGCCGCCGCGGTCACCATCGGCCTGGTCCTGGCCCGCGCGGGCGGCCTGCGCCTGACGATCGGCTGGCACCACGGCCACCCACGACTGCGGTTCGTCCCGCGTGAAGCACGAGAGGAACTGGCGACGGCGGCGTGA
- a CDS encoding MarR family transcriptional regulator, translated as MPDLTHGDDAAAVNSLRSAVMRLSRRLKHQRVDESLSPTEMSVLGTLSRCGSATPGELARKEHVQPPSMTRIVALLEAKGLVRLEPHPEDRRQKVVTQTEQAEAMLEESRRKRNAFLAGLVESLDEDEWAKLRAAAPVLEKLAHL; from the coding sequence ATGCCGGACCTTACCCATGGCGACGACGCTGCCGCCGTGAACTCCCTGCGATCCGCCGTGATGCGGCTGTCCCGCCGCCTCAAGCACCAGCGGGTCGACGAGTCGCTGAGCCCCACCGAGATGTCGGTGCTGGGCACCCTGTCCCGCTGCGGCAGCGCCACGCCGGGCGAGCTGGCCCGCAAGGAGCATGTGCAGCCGCCGTCGATGACCCGCATCGTGGCACTGCTCGAAGCCAAGGGCCTGGTCCGTCTGGAGCCGCACCCCGAGGACCGGCGCCAGAAGGTCGTCACCCAGACCGAGCAGGCCGAAGCCATGCTCGAGGAGAGCCGCCGCAAGCGGAACGCCTTCCTGGCCGGCCTGGTCGAGAGCCTCGACGAGGACGAGTGGGCGAAACTCCGCGCCGCCGCCCCCGTGCTGGAGAAGCTCGCACACCTGTAA
- a CDS encoding ribbon-helix-helix protein, CopG family, translating to MGTSKGTSVLSLRIDRELLERIRQHAARRGMSVQDYVVRTLMRDDFDERFLTAVEETERFYGVP from the coding sequence ATGGGGACGTCCAAGGGGACCAGTGTGCTCAGCCTGCGCATAGACCGTGAGCTGCTCGAACGCATCCGGCAGCACGCCGCCAGACGAGGAATGAGCGTCCAGGACTACGTGGTCCGGACGCTCATGCGCGACGACTTCGACGAGCGGTTCCTGACCGCGGTGGAGGAGACGGAGAGGTTCTACGGGGTTCCGTGA
- a CDS encoding NCS2 family permease yields MSTSATAKAPAPEQPGTPPAYGTLDRYFKISERGSSLSREIRGGFATFFAMAYIIVLNPIILGSAKDMYGHHLDNGQLVTATALTAAFTTLLMGVIGNVPIALAAGLGVNTVVALQLAPRMSWPDAMGMVVLAGFVVMLLVATGLRERVMNAVPLGLRKGISIGIGLFIMLIGLVDSGFVSRIPDAAHTTVPLQLGADSHLTGWPVLVFILGALLTFALIVRKVPGAILISIVAMTVLAVIVNAVAHVPSWGLTTPKWPGNPVSTPDFGLIGKVSLFGGFSKVGLLTGVLFVFTVLLSCFFDAMGTIMGISDEAKLTDAQGQMPGIGKVLFVDGIAVAAGGASSSSATTCFVESTAGVGEGARTGFANVVTGALFAAALFLTPVATMVPSQAATPALIAVGFLILANSVREIDWSDYTIAIPAFVTMVMMPFTYSITNGIGMGFITFVVLRLAAGRGREVPAALYVVAAVFTFYYLMPALGLT; encoded by the coding sequence ATGTCCACCTCGGCCACCGCCAAGGCCCCCGCCCCCGAGCAGCCGGGTACGCCGCCCGCGTACGGCACCCTCGACCGCTACTTCAAGATCTCCGAACGGGGCAGCAGCCTCTCCCGCGAGATCCGCGGCGGCTTCGCCACCTTCTTCGCGATGGCCTACATCATCGTGCTGAACCCGATCATCCTCGGCAGCGCGAAGGACATGTACGGCCACCACCTCGACAACGGCCAGCTCGTCACCGCCACAGCGCTCACGGCGGCCTTCACCACCCTCCTCATGGGCGTCATCGGCAACGTGCCGATCGCACTCGCCGCCGGCCTCGGCGTGAACACCGTGGTCGCCCTCCAGCTCGCTCCCCGCATGTCGTGGCCCGACGCGATGGGCATGGTCGTCCTCGCGGGCTTCGTCGTGATGCTGCTGGTCGCCACCGGACTGCGCGAACGCGTCATGAACGCCGTACCACTCGGCTTGCGCAAGGGCATCTCCATCGGCATCGGCCTGTTCATCATGCTGATCGGCCTCGTCGACTCCGGCTTCGTCTCGCGCATCCCGGACGCCGCCCACACCACCGTCCCGCTCCAGCTCGGCGCCGACAGTCACCTCACCGGCTGGCCGGTCCTCGTGTTCATCCTCGGCGCGCTGCTGACCTTCGCGCTGATCGTGCGCAAGGTGCCCGGGGCGATCCTCATCTCGATCGTCGCCATGACCGTGCTGGCCGTGATCGTCAACGCCGTGGCGCACGTGCCCTCCTGGGGTCTCACCACGCCGAAGTGGCCCGGCAACCCCGTCTCCACCCCCGACTTCGGCCTGATCGGCAAGGTCAGCCTCTTCGGCGGCTTCTCCAAGGTCGGCCTGCTGACCGGTGTCCTCTTCGTCTTCACCGTGCTGCTGTCCTGCTTCTTCGACGCCATGGGCACGATCATGGGCATCAGCGACGAGGCCAAGCTGACCGACGCGCAGGGCCAGATGCCCGGCATCGGCAAGGTCCTCTTCGTCGACGGGATCGCCGTCGCCGCCGGCGGCGCCAGCTCCTCCTCGGCGACCACCTGCTTCGTGGAGTCGACGGCGGGCGTCGGCGAGGGCGCCCGCACCGGCTTCGCCAACGTCGTCACCGGTGCGCTCTTCGCCGCGGCCCTCTTCCTGACGCCCGTCGCCACGATGGTCCCCTCCCAGGCCGCCACCCCCGCCCTGATCGCGGTCGGCTTCCTGATCCTGGCCAACTCCGTCAGGGAGATCGACTGGTCGGACTACACCATCGCGATCCCCGCCTTCGTCACCATGGTGATGATGCCGTTCACCTACTCGATCACCAACGGCATCGGCATGGGCTTCATCACCTTCGTCGTGCTGCGCCTGGCGGCCGGCCGCGGCCGCGAGGTCCCGGCGGCGCTGTACGTCGTGGCGGCGGTCTTCACCTTCTACTACCTGATGCCGGCCCTGGGCCTGACCTGA
- a CDS encoding DUF2530 domain-containing protein, with protein sequence MAKWTPKHEAPEPLEGPVVATITGGTVVWFVLFLAQLPFYRWFDDHGHTWWLWTCLAGGGLGLIGIWYVRKRDAAIKRAAAAEVTPAGEPTSAD encoded by the coding sequence ATGGCGAAGTGGACCCCCAAGCACGAGGCGCCGGAGCCCCTGGAGGGCCCTGTGGTCGCGACCATCACCGGCGGCACCGTCGTCTGGTTCGTCCTCTTCCTCGCCCAGCTCCCCTTCTACCGCTGGTTCGACGACCACGGTCACACCTGGTGGCTGTGGACCTGCCTGGCGGGCGGCGGCCTCGGTCTCATCGGCATCTGGTACGTCCGCAAGCGCGACGCGGCGATCAAGCGAGCCGCCGCCGCAGAAGTGACGCCTGCGGGAGAGCCGACGTCCGCGGATTGA